A segment of the Deinococcus radiopugnans ATCC 19172 genome:
CTTTGAAATGAGCGGTAAGTTCGGTAGCCTGTGAGGCGGCGGGTTTTGGTGGCTTCACACCTCAAAACACCGCCATTTCTCGTTTCTGTCGAGGGACAGACCGGAAGGTGACCTTCCCGCCGTCTGGAACGACTAAAAAATGAAGTTGTCGGCTACTGAGTATCCGCACGACTGGGCCACGCTGCAAGACGGTGACCCGGCCGGGGAGGTGGCATGGCCCTTCGTGCCGCCCCAGGGCTGAGCCGACTCTTGGCCTGAGCCGAACGGCACTGCCACCTCTTTATGTTGAGGGGCAGTGCCGTTCGATCAGATGTTTAAAACTCAGAAGCTGTCGCTGCCGCCGACCCTGACCGCCTCGTAGTACGCGAAGGCGGCGCTGTAGCACGCCGGGCGCTTGTACCAGCTCTTGGCGGCGCAGATGGCCTTCATGTTGGTGTAAAACGCCTCGTCGGTGGTCTTGCGGTTGCTGTCGGTGCGCTGGTAGACCTTCAGGTTGCGGTAGCCGAAATCGTGGACATTGCAGGCGGGCCGGAAATCCTCGCGGTAGCCCAGGCCCAGGCCGCTGGGGGCACTGCAGCCGTCGCGGGTCCAGTCCAGCCCGGCATACGGACGGCCCGTGAAGGCGTAGGCCGCGTACTGGCTGTTGTAGTTGCCCACGCTGCCCCAGCCGGTGCGTTTGATATATGCCAGCCGGTCACCCGCCAGATCCAGTCCCGTGAGGGCCGGAACATGGGGCAGGCTCAGATCTGTGGGCCGCTCGCCGTAGGCTTCCTGCAGGGCTTCCAGGAGGGCCGGATCGTTGCCGTACCTCTCCAGAATCGCCTGACTGTCCGCGTCCTGCAATTCGGGGCGCTGGGCGTAGGCGTCGATTCCGGTGGCGGTGCTGGCGGTGGTCTGGAGCGTGGTCTGACCACAGGCCATCAGGGTCAGGGACAGCAGGGCGGCAGGCAGCAGCAGTGGGCGCATGGGAATCTCCTGGAGAGAGGGAGCGGGAACGGGGCAGACGCGGGCCGCCGCCCCTGGGCCACAATCAGATGTTGATGGGCCGCATGGTACCCACTGCGGTGGGGGTTCGGATGAGTCCGGTTCCCCTGCCGCCTGCCGTTACAGCGGGTGCCGCGCCGAGGCGAACATTCCCTGCGCGCTCTTATCCCCCGGCAGTTTCTCGTATTCGCCGTCCAGGCACAGTTCCCACGAGCCGCGCTGATCGGCCCATTCGGTGTTCAGGATGTCCAGAAACTGGTCGCGGTGGGCGTCGTCCAGTACCGGGGCAATCACCTCCACCCGGCGGTCGAGGTTGCGGCTCATCAGGTCGGCGCTGCCGAAGTAGACCTCCGCGTGCCCCGCGTGGCCGAAGGCGTACACGCGGGCGTGTTCCAGGTAGCGCCCCAGCAGGCTGCGCACCCGCACCGTCTCCGACAGGCCGGGCACGCCGGGGCGCAGGCAGCACACGCCCCGGATGATCAGGTCGATGCGGACCCCGGCGGCGGCGGCCCCGTACAGCGCCTCGATCATCGCCGGATCGGTCAGCGAGTTGACCTTGATGCGCGCCCAGGCGTCATGGCCCGCGCGGGCATACTCGGCCTCGCGCTCCAGCAGGGCTTCCAGACCGCTGCGGGCGGTGTCGGGGGCCACCAGCAGGTGGGTGTAGTCGGCCTCGGCGTACCCGGTCAGGTGGTTGAACAGTTCGGCCACGTCCATGCCGATTTCGGGGTCGGCGGTCAGCAGGCTCAGGTCGGTGTACAGCCGGGCGGTCTTGGGGTTGTAGTTGCCGGTGCCGATGTGCACGTAGCGGCGCAGGCCGCCTTCCTCGCGGCGCACCACCAGCGTGACCTTGGCGTGGGTCTTGAGGCCCGCCATGCCGTACACCACATGCGCCCCGGCGCGTTCCAGCTTTCTGGCCCAGGAGATGTTGCGCTGCTCGTCGAAACGCGCCTTGAGTTCAATTAAAGCCACCACCTGCTTGCCGTTCTCGGCGGCGGTTCGCAGGGCGGCCAGCAATCTTGGGTCATCCCCGGTGCGGTACAGCGTCTGCTTGATCGCCAGCACCTGCGGATCCCGGCTGGCCTCCTCGATAAAGTCCAGGATGTTGGCGAAGCCGTCGTAGGGGTGGTGCAGCAGCACGTCGCCCGCGCGCAACGTGTCGAAGATGCCGTCCTCCTCGTCGCCGTCCAGATCGGGCACGGCGGGGGCGTAGGCCGGGAACGACAGCTCGGGGCGCCCCACCGGCAGGCCCATCAGATCGGCGGTGCCCAGCGGGCCTTCCAGCAGGAAGATGTCCTCGGGGGCCAGCCGCAGCCGCTCTTGCAGGAAGGTGACCAGCCCAATCGGGGTCTCGCGCACCACCTC
Coding sequences within it:
- a CDS encoding phospholipase A2 → MRPLLLPAALLSLTLMACGQTTLQTTASTATGIDAYAQRPELQDADSQAILERYGNDPALLEALQEAYGERPTDLSLPHVPALTGLDLAGDRLAYIKRTGWGSVGNYNSQYAAYAFTGRPYAGLDWTRDGCSAPSGLGLGYREDFRPACNVHDFGYRNLKVYQRTDSNRKTTDEAFYTNMKAICAAKSWYKRPACYSAAFAYYEAVRVGGSDSF
- the ppk1 gene encoding polyphosphate kinase 1: MSRAKPSAVLTEAPPAKARRRRKKPEPEGLGETRTHSTVANPESRYLNRELSWLAFNERVLAEARDVRNPPLERLKYAAICGSNLDEFFMVRVAGIHRQIAAGVNTPGLDGLAPRETLALVRERTQGMLREIEKTTRKVLKLLLDEGVKLTRVADLGKRARASLREHYLAEIQPVLTPLVVDPSHPFPYLSNLSLNLAILLRGGGSEDTDFARVKVPVGVLPRVVVIGDALLMLEDVIAAHIGELFKGREVLAAHVFRVTRNTDYEFEEEEAEDLLATIEDGLRRRRFGAAVRLEVVRETPIGLVTFLQERLRLAPEDIFLLEGPLGTADLMGLPVGRPELSFPAYAPAVPDLDGDEEDGIFDTLRAGDVLLHHPYDGFANILDFIEEASRDPQVLAIKQTLYRTGDDPRLLAALRTAAENGKQVVALIELKARFDEQRNISWARKLERAGAHVVYGMAGLKTHAKVTLVVRREEGGLRRYVHIGTGNYNPKTARLYTDLSLLTADPEIGMDVAELFNHLTGYAEADYTHLLVAPDTARSGLEALLEREAEYARAGHDAWARIKVNSLTDPAMIEALYGAAAAGVRIDLIIRGVCCLRPGVPGLSETVRVRSLLGRYLEHARVYAFGHAGHAEVYFGSADLMSRNLDRRVEVIAPVLDDAHRDQFLDILNTEWADQRGSWELCLDGEYEKLPGDKSAQGMFASARHPL